Proteins co-encoded in one Bubalus bubalis isolate 160015118507 breed Murrah chromosome 7, NDDB_SH_1, whole genome shotgun sequence genomic window:
- the SEPTIN11 gene encoding septin-11 isoform X1 — MAVAVGRPSNEELRNLSLSGHVGFDSLPDQLVNKSTSQGFCFNILCVGETGIGKSTLMDTLFNTKFESDPATHNEPGVRLKARSYELQESNVRLKLTIVDTVGFGDQINKDDSYKPIVEYIDAQFEAYLQEELKIKRSLFNYHDTRIHACLYFIAPTGHSLKSLDLVTMKKLDSKVNIIPIIAKADTIAKNELHKFKSKIMSELVSNGVQIYQFPTDEETVAEINATMSVHLPFAVVGSTEEVKIGNKMAKARQYPWGVVQVENENHCDFVKLREMLIRVNMEDLREQTHTRHYELYRRCKLEEMGFKDTDPDSKPFSLQETYEAKRNEFLGELQKKEEEMRQMFVMRVKEKEAELKEAEKELHEKFDLLKRTHQEEKKKVEDKKKELEEEVNNFQKKKAAAQLLQSQAQQSGAQQTKKDKDKKNSPWLCTE, encoded by the exons AATGAAGAGCTTCGAAACTTATCCCTTTCTGGCCATGTTGGATTTGACAGTCTCCCCGACCAGCTGGTCAACAAGTCAACTTCTCAAGGATTCTGTTTCAACATCCTGTGTGTTG GTGAGACGGGCATCGGCAAATCCACGTTAATGGACACGTTATTCAACACCAAATTTGAAAGTGACCCAGCGACTCACAATGAACCAGGTGTCCGGTTAAAAGCCAGAAGTTATGAGCTTCAGGAAAGCAATGTGCGGCTGAAGTTAACCATCGTTGACACCGTGGGATTTGGAGATCAGATCAATAAAGATGACAG CTACAAGCCGATTGTGGAATATATCGATGCCCAGTTTGAGGCCTACTTGCAAGAGGAACTGAAGATCAAACGTTCTCTCTTCAACTACCATGACACCAGGATCCACGCATGTCTCTACTTCATCGCCCCCACTGGCCATTCGCTCAAGTCCCTGGACCTGGTCACCATGAAGAAGCTGGACAGTAAG GTGAACATCATTCCAATAATTGCCAAAGCGGACACCATTGCCAAGAACGAATTGCACAAATTCAAGAGTAAGATCATGAGTGAACTAGTCAGCAACGGCGTCCAGATCTATCAGTTccctacagatgaagaaacagtggcagaGATTAACGCAACGATGAGT GTCCACCTCCCTTTTGCGGTGGTCGGCAGCACCGAAGAGGTGAAGATCGGCAACAAGATGGCGAAGGCCAGGCAGTACCCCTGGGGTGTGGTGCAGG TGGAGAATGAAAACCACTGTGACTTTGTGAAACTCCGAGAGATGCTGATCCGTGTGAACATGGAAGATTTACGAGAACAGACTCACACCCGCCATTATGAACTGTATCGGCGCTGTAAGCTCGAGGAGATGGGCTTCAAGGACACCGACCCTGACAGCAAGCCCTTCAG TCTTCAGGAGACGTATGAAGCCAAAAGGAATGAATTTCTGGGAGAActtcagaagaaagaagaagagatgAGACAGATGTTTGTCATGAGAGTGAAGGAGAAAGAAGCTGAACttaaagaggcagagaaagag CTCCACGAGAAATTCGACCTCCTCAAGCGGACACaccaagaagagaagaagaaagtggaagacaagaagaaggagctggaggaggaggtgaaCAATTTCCAGAAGAAGAAGGCAGCCGCCCAGTTGCTCCAGTCCCAGGCCCAACAGTCTGGGGCCCAGCAAACCAAGAAAGACAAGGATAAGAAAAA
- the SEPTIN11 gene encoding septin-11 isoform X2, translating to MAVAVGRPSNEELRNLSLSGHVGFDSLPDQLVNKSTSQGFCFNILCVGETGIGKSTLMDTLFNTKFESDPATHNEPGVRLKARSYELQESNVRLKLTIVDTVGFGDQINKDDSYKPIVEYIDAQFEAYLQEELKIKRSLFNYHDTRIHACLYFIAPTGHSLKSLDLVTMKKLDSKVNIIPIIAKADTIAKNELHKFKSKIMSELVSNGVQIYQFPTDEETVAEINATMSVHLPFAVVGSTEEVKIGNKMAKARQYPWGVVQVENENHCDFVKLREMLIRVNMEDLREQTHTRHYELYRRCKLEEMGFKDTDPDSKPFSLQETYEAKRNEFLGELQKKEEEMRQMFVMRVKEKEAELKEAEKELHEKFDLLKRTHQEEKKKVEDKKKELEEEVNNFQKKKAAAQLLQSQAQQSGAQQTKKDKDKKNASFT from the exons AATGAAGAGCTTCGAAACTTATCCCTTTCTGGCCATGTTGGATTTGACAGTCTCCCCGACCAGCTGGTCAACAAGTCAACTTCTCAAGGATTCTGTTTCAACATCCTGTGTGTTG GTGAGACGGGCATCGGCAAATCCACGTTAATGGACACGTTATTCAACACCAAATTTGAAAGTGACCCAGCGACTCACAATGAACCAGGTGTCCGGTTAAAAGCCAGAAGTTATGAGCTTCAGGAAAGCAATGTGCGGCTGAAGTTAACCATCGTTGACACCGTGGGATTTGGAGATCAGATCAATAAAGATGACAG CTACAAGCCGATTGTGGAATATATCGATGCCCAGTTTGAGGCCTACTTGCAAGAGGAACTGAAGATCAAACGTTCTCTCTTCAACTACCATGACACCAGGATCCACGCATGTCTCTACTTCATCGCCCCCACTGGCCATTCGCTCAAGTCCCTGGACCTGGTCACCATGAAGAAGCTGGACAGTAAG GTGAACATCATTCCAATAATTGCCAAAGCGGACACCATTGCCAAGAACGAATTGCACAAATTCAAGAGTAAGATCATGAGTGAACTAGTCAGCAACGGCGTCCAGATCTATCAGTTccctacagatgaagaaacagtggcagaGATTAACGCAACGATGAGT GTCCACCTCCCTTTTGCGGTGGTCGGCAGCACCGAAGAGGTGAAGATCGGCAACAAGATGGCGAAGGCCAGGCAGTACCCCTGGGGTGTGGTGCAGG TGGAGAATGAAAACCACTGTGACTTTGTGAAACTCCGAGAGATGCTGATCCGTGTGAACATGGAAGATTTACGAGAACAGACTCACACCCGCCATTATGAACTGTATCGGCGCTGTAAGCTCGAGGAGATGGGCTTCAAGGACACCGACCCTGACAGCAAGCCCTTCAG TCTTCAGGAGACGTATGAAGCCAAAAGGAATGAATTTCTGGGAGAActtcagaagaaagaagaagagatgAGACAGATGTTTGTCATGAGAGTGAAGGAGAAAGAAGCTGAACttaaagaggcagagaaagag CTCCACGAGAAATTCGACCTCCTCAAGCGGACACaccaagaagagaagaagaaagtggaagacaagaagaaggagctggaggaggaggtgaaCAATTTCCAGAAGAAGAAGGCAGCCGCCCAGTTGCTCCAGTCCCAGGCCCAACAGTCTGGGGCCCAGCAAACCAAGAAAGACAAGGATAAGAAAAA
- the SEPTIN11 gene encoding septin-11 isoform X5, which produces MAVAVGRPSNEELRNLSLSGHVGFDSLPDQLVNKSTSQGFCFNILCVGETGIGKSTLMDTLFNTKFESDPATHNEPGVRLKARSYELQESNVRLKLTIVDTVGFGDQINKDDSYKPIVEYIDAQFEAYLQEELKIKRSLFNYHDTRIHACLYFIAPTGHSLKSLDLVTMKKLDSKVNIIPIIAKADTIAKNELHKFKSKIMSELVSNGVQIYQFPTDEETVAEINATMSVHLPFAVVGSTEEVKIGNKMAKARQYPWGVVQVENENHCDFVKLREMLIRVNMEDLREQTHTRHYELYRRCKLEEMGFKDTDPDSKPFSLQETYEAKRNEFLGELQKKEEEMRQMFVMRVKEKEAELKEAEKELHEKFDLLKRTHQEEKKKVEDKKKELEEEVNNFQKKKAAAQLLQSQAQQSGAQQTKKDKDKKN; this is translated from the exons AATGAAGAGCTTCGAAACTTATCCCTTTCTGGCCATGTTGGATTTGACAGTCTCCCCGACCAGCTGGTCAACAAGTCAACTTCTCAAGGATTCTGTTTCAACATCCTGTGTGTTG GTGAGACGGGCATCGGCAAATCCACGTTAATGGACACGTTATTCAACACCAAATTTGAAAGTGACCCAGCGACTCACAATGAACCAGGTGTCCGGTTAAAAGCCAGAAGTTATGAGCTTCAGGAAAGCAATGTGCGGCTGAAGTTAACCATCGTTGACACCGTGGGATTTGGAGATCAGATCAATAAAGATGACAG CTACAAGCCGATTGTGGAATATATCGATGCCCAGTTTGAGGCCTACTTGCAAGAGGAACTGAAGATCAAACGTTCTCTCTTCAACTACCATGACACCAGGATCCACGCATGTCTCTACTTCATCGCCCCCACTGGCCATTCGCTCAAGTCCCTGGACCTGGTCACCATGAAGAAGCTGGACAGTAAG GTGAACATCATTCCAATAATTGCCAAAGCGGACACCATTGCCAAGAACGAATTGCACAAATTCAAGAGTAAGATCATGAGTGAACTAGTCAGCAACGGCGTCCAGATCTATCAGTTccctacagatgaagaaacagtggcagaGATTAACGCAACGATGAGT GTCCACCTCCCTTTTGCGGTGGTCGGCAGCACCGAAGAGGTGAAGATCGGCAACAAGATGGCGAAGGCCAGGCAGTACCCCTGGGGTGTGGTGCAGG TGGAGAATGAAAACCACTGTGACTTTGTGAAACTCCGAGAGATGCTGATCCGTGTGAACATGGAAGATTTACGAGAACAGACTCACACCCGCCATTATGAACTGTATCGGCGCTGTAAGCTCGAGGAGATGGGCTTCAAGGACACCGACCCTGACAGCAAGCCCTTCAG TCTTCAGGAGACGTATGAAGCCAAAAGGAATGAATTTCTGGGAGAActtcagaagaaagaagaagagatgAGACAGATGTTTGTCATGAGAGTGAAGGAGAAAGAAGCTGAACttaaagaggcagagaaagag CTCCACGAGAAATTCGACCTCCTCAAGCGGACACaccaagaagagaagaagaaagtggaagacaagaagaaggagctggaggaggaggtgaaCAATTTCCAGAAGAAGAAGGCAGCCGCCCAGTTGCTCCAGTCCCAGGCCCAACAGTCTGGGGCCCAGCAAACCAAGAAAGACAAGGATAAGAAAAA
- the SEPTIN11 gene encoding septin-11 isoform X4, with product MAVAVGRPSNEELRNLSLSGHVGFDSLPDQLVNKSTSQGFCFNILCVGETGIGKSTLMDTLFNTKFESDPATHNEPGVRLKARSYELQESNVRLKLTIVDTVGFGDQINKDDSYKPIVEYIDAQFEAYLQEELKIKRSLFNYHDTRIHACLYFIAPTGHSLKSLDLVTMKKLDSKVNIIPIIAKADTIAKNELHKFKSKIMSELVSNGVQIYQFPTDEETVAEINATMSVHLPFAVVGSTEEVKIGNKMAKARQYPWGVVQVENENHCDFVKLREMLIRVNMEDLREQTHTRHYELYRRCKLEEMGFKDTDPDSKPFSLQETYEAKRNEFLGELQKKEEEMRQMFVMRVKEKEAELKEAEKELHEKFDLLKRTHQEEKKKVEDKKKELEEEVNNFQKKKAAAQLLQSQAQQSGAQQTKKDKDKKKSG from the exons AATGAAGAGCTTCGAAACTTATCCCTTTCTGGCCATGTTGGATTTGACAGTCTCCCCGACCAGCTGGTCAACAAGTCAACTTCTCAAGGATTCTGTTTCAACATCCTGTGTGTTG GTGAGACGGGCATCGGCAAATCCACGTTAATGGACACGTTATTCAACACCAAATTTGAAAGTGACCCAGCGACTCACAATGAACCAGGTGTCCGGTTAAAAGCCAGAAGTTATGAGCTTCAGGAAAGCAATGTGCGGCTGAAGTTAACCATCGTTGACACCGTGGGATTTGGAGATCAGATCAATAAAGATGACAG CTACAAGCCGATTGTGGAATATATCGATGCCCAGTTTGAGGCCTACTTGCAAGAGGAACTGAAGATCAAACGTTCTCTCTTCAACTACCATGACACCAGGATCCACGCATGTCTCTACTTCATCGCCCCCACTGGCCATTCGCTCAAGTCCCTGGACCTGGTCACCATGAAGAAGCTGGACAGTAAG GTGAACATCATTCCAATAATTGCCAAAGCGGACACCATTGCCAAGAACGAATTGCACAAATTCAAGAGTAAGATCATGAGTGAACTAGTCAGCAACGGCGTCCAGATCTATCAGTTccctacagatgaagaaacagtggcagaGATTAACGCAACGATGAGT GTCCACCTCCCTTTTGCGGTGGTCGGCAGCACCGAAGAGGTGAAGATCGGCAACAAGATGGCGAAGGCCAGGCAGTACCCCTGGGGTGTGGTGCAGG TGGAGAATGAAAACCACTGTGACTTTGTGAAACTCCGAGAGATGCTGATCCGTGTGAACATGGAAGATTTACGAGAACAGACTCACACCCGCCATTATGAACTGTATCGGCGCTGTAAGCTCGAGGAGATGGGCTTCAAGGACACCGACCCTGACAGCAAGCCCTTCAG TCTTCAGGAGACGTATGAAGCCAAAAGGAATGAATTTCTGGGAGAActtcagaagaaagaagaagagatgAGACAGATGTTTGTCATGAGAGTGAAGGAGAAAGAAGCTGAACttaaagaggcagagaaagag CTCCACGAGAAATTCGACCTCCTCAAGCGGACACaccaagaagagaagaagaaagtggaagacaagaagaaggagctggaggaggaggtgaaCAATTTCCAGAAGAAGAAGGCAGCCGCCCAGTTGCTCCAGTCCCAGGCCCAACAGTCTGGGGCCCAGCAAACCAAGAAAGACAAGGATAAGAAAAA
- the SEPTIN11 gene encoding septin-11 isoform X3 produces the protein MAVAVGRPSNEELRNLSLSGHVGFDSLPDQLVNKSTSQGFCFNILCVGETGIGKSTLMDTLFNTKFESDPATHNEPGVRLKARSYELQESNVRLKLTIVDTVGFGDQINKDDSYKPIVEYIDAQFEAYLQEELKIKRSLFNYHDTRIHACLYFIAPTGHSLKSLDLVTMKKLDSKVNIIPIIAKADTIAKNELHKFKSKIMSELVSNGVQIYQFPTDEETVAEINATMSVHLPFAVVGSTEEVKIGNKMAKARQYPWGVVQVENENHCDFVKLREMLIRVNMEDLREQTHTRHYELYRRCKLEEMGFKDTDPDSKPFSLQETYEAKRNEFLGELQKKEEEMRQMFVMRVKEKEAELKEAEKELHEKFDLLKRTHQEEKKKVEDKKKELEEEVNNFQKKKAAAQLLQSQAQQSGAQQTKKDKDKKNFFFM, from the exons AATGAAGAGCTTCGAAACTTATCCCTTTCTGGCCATGTTGGATTTGACAGTCTCCCCGACCAGCTGGTCAACAAGTCAACTTCTCAAGGATTCTGTTTCAACATCCTGTGTGTTG GTGAGACGGGCATCGGCAAATCCACGTTAATGGACACGTTATTCAACACCAAATTTGAAAGTGACCCAGCGACTCACAATGAACCAGGTGTCCGGTTAAAAGCCAGAAGTTATGAGCTTCAGGAAAGCAATGTGCGGCTGAAGTTAACCATCGTTGACACCGTGGGATTTGGAGATCAGATCAATAAAGATGACAG CTACAAGCCGATTGTGGAATATATCGATGCCCAGTTTGAGGCCTACTTGCAAGAGGAACTGAAGATCAAACGTTCTCTCTTCAACTACCATGACACCAGGATCCACGCATGTCTCTACTTCATCGCCCCCACTGGCCATTCGCTCAAGTCCCTGGACCTGGTCACCATGAAGAAGCTGGACAGTAAG GTGAACATCATTCCAATAATTGCCAAAGCGGACACCATTGCCAAGAACGAATTGCACAAATTCAAGAGTAAGATCATGAGTGAACTAGTCAGCAACGGCGTCCAGATCTATCAGTTccctacagatgaagaaacagtggcagaGATTAACGCAACGATGAGT GTCCACCTCCCTTTTGCGGTGGTCGGCAGCACCGAAGAGGTGAAGATCGGCAACAAGATGGCGAAGGCCAGGCAGTACCCCTGGGGTGTGGTGCAGG TGGAGAATGAAAACCACTGTGACTTTGTGAAACTCCGAGAGATGCTGATCCGTGTGAACATGGAAGATTTACGAGAACAGACTCACACCCGCCATTATGAACTGTATCGGCGCTGTAAGCTCGAGGAGATGGGCTTCAAGGACACCGACCCTGACAGCAAGCCCTTCAG TCTTCAGGAGACGTATGAAGCCAAAAGGAATGAATTTCTGGGAGAActtcagaagaaagaagaagagatgAGACAGATGTTTGTCATGAGAGTGAAGGAGAAAGAAGCTGAACttaaagaggcagagaaagag CTCCACGAGAAATTCGACCTCCTCAAGCGGACACaccaagaagagaagaagaaagtggaagacaagaagaaggagctggaggaggaggtgaaCAATTTCCAGAAGAAGAAGGCAGCCGCCCAGTTGCTCCAGTCCCAGGCCCAACAGTCTGGGGCCCAGCAAACCAAGAAAGACAAGGATAAGAAAAA